The DNA sequence AATAGTCGGCGGCTTCATAGAAGCCGCGCTGGCTGAGCCAGCCCAGTTTACGCATGTGCCGCAGGTTCTCGAAGGCCGCGCGCGGCGCGACCATCAGAGCCAGGAAGGTGGCGTAGGGCGAGACGACCGGCGCGGAATGGCAGTGTGGATTCAGGGCGACGGTGGGCACGCCCAAGGCCGCGTAAGGATACTCGGCCTGATCGGTCGCATAGCCGTAGGCGGTTTCCGAACGGCCCCAGGGTGAGCCGGGCAGACGCGCGTCCTTCTGCTGCACGGCGACGACGCCCTGGCAGGTGAGCTCCAGTAGAGTGTCGCGGTGGTGGCGCATCCAGATCCTGGGCATCAGGTATTCGAACATGGTGCCCGACCAGGAGAGCAGCAGCCGGTAGCCGTGGCGCATCGTGTGGGAGCGGCCCAGGTGGAACCAGGCTTCCGTGGGGATGTCGTTCTTGGCGATGGCGACGAACACGGCCATGCGCGCTTCGGAAGCGAGCTGGTCGTAGCAGGAAGGGTGCAGCTTGCCGGTCTGGATGTCCCAACCGATGGCCAGGACCTTCTTGCGCGGCCGGTAGAGGAATTTGAAGTCCATCTCAGAGACCAGGCGATTGGCGATGCGTTCGATGGCCTTGAGGCGACGAGTGGAACTGGCTGGTTTGACGCGCGCTTCGCGCAGGCGATCGAGCAGTTGCTCGGCCCACCAGGCGGACCGGCTTTGGACGAACTCGAGCCGGCGGGCGATGGGCGCGGCGAGACCTTCCAGTTCCGCCAGCGGCCAGTACTGCTCGTTCACATCGAGGGTTCTGGCGTAACGGAGCAGTTCGGCGGTCAGGCGCGGCTCTTCCTCGGCCAGCACCTCAATGTGGTCGAGGATGCCCTGGCGAAGGCGCGCGGATGAGGGCGGAGTGTCCGCCCACTGGCGGCAGGCCTGGGCGAGGGTCCAGAGGCAGACGGCGAGGTTGCCGCTGTCGACGGTGGAGACTTCCTCGGGGAGCATGGCGGCGAGGGTTCGCGTGTCGTACCAGTTGAGGAAATGACCGCGGTGGCGCTGCATGCGGAGCATGGCCAGCAGGGTCCGGCGGGTCAACTGAGTGAACCTGGGCAGGGAGAGGTAGCCGAGTTCCGTGGCCGCCACGCGCGCGTTGAGTAGCAGGCCGAGGTTGGTGGGCGAGATGCGATCGGCCGCGCGCAGGCCCTGCTCGCGCACGTTGTCGGGAATCAGGTAGTGGTTGTCAGCCGTGCTGAACTCCTGGAAGTAGCGCCAGGTGCGCAGGCTGAGGCCGCGCAATTCCGCTGTCTCGGATGTGGTGAGGGCCTTGATGTGGGAGGCCGGCTGACTGTTCAACCAGCGGGACACCAGCGGCGACAGCAGCCACAGGACCAGTATCGGGAAGGCAGCTTGCAAGGCGTCTTCCGCGAAGGCCACCAGGCAGCAGGTCATGATCATCACCAGCAGCGGGGTGCCGGCGAGATAGACGTCGGCGGGCGCGCGCTTGCGGCGGACCGTCTCGGCCTGAGCGGCTGTCTCCCACTCCAGCATCCGCTTACGCGTAATGCGGGTTCTGATGAGAGAGCGCGCGATGGCGTCGAGAGAGACGCAGCTTTGATGGACGAGGAATGTGAGCTGCAGCAGCGCCTCCAGGTGGTCGCGCACAAAGGCAGCCGCGGCGTCCTTCAGCGGCGCTGCCAGTTTGGCGGGCCGCAGGCGCAGGGGCAGTAGCAACAGCGACGTGTAGGCGGGAATCAGGAACAAGGCGACGCTGGTCAGGGTCCAGTAGAGCGCGGGCCCCGGCAGGAAGAACCAGCCAGCCAGCATCAGTGTCAGAGTGGCTGGCTGGATTAGGCTGCGCCGTAGGTTATCAAGGATCTTCCAGCGCGAGATGATCGGGATGGGATTGGCGATGGCGCGGCCAAAGAAGTCCGGCACGATGGGCAGCAGCCAGCGCATGATCTGCCAATCGCCGCGCACCCAGCGATGCTGCCGCCGGCTGTAGGCGCTGAAGTGCGATGGGTAATCGTCCACCACTTCGATGTCCGACGCCAGCCCGGCGCGCGCGTAGATGCCCTCGATCAGGTCGTGGCTCAAGAGCGTATTGCAGGGGAAGCGGTTCTCCAGCACCGTGCGGAAGACGTCGATGTCGTAGATGCCTTTGCCGGTGAAGATCCCTTCCCCGAAGAGATCCTGATAGACATCGGAGACGGCGCGGGTGTAGATGTCGAAGCCCGTCTGGCCCGAGTAGATGGAGGCGAGGCGGCTGCGCGAGGCGGAACGGACACAGACGCTCACACGGGGCTGCAGAACGCCGTAGCCGGCCACCACGATCCTGGTCGCGGGATCGACTTCCGGGCGATGCAGCGGATGGGCCATGGTGCCCGCCAGTCTGGCTGCCGCGCCTCGGGGCAACTGCGTGTCGGTATCCAGTGTGATGACGTAGCGAGCCTGGCAGATGGTCTCCATGTCGCCGGTCTTCACCGGAAACGGGTCGGAGGCGCCACGCAGAAAGCGGTTGAGGTCGAGGAGCTTTCCGCGCTTTCGCTCCCAACCCATCCACTTGCCCTCGGATGGATTGAACGCCCGCTGGCGGTGCAGCAGGAAGAACGGCTTGCCGCCCGCGTGGCCATACCGCTGATTCAGTTCGTCGATCAGGAGCGCGCAGATGCCGGCGAGTTCGTCGCGTTCATCCACTTGCCGGGAAGAGTCCGGCGTGTCGGTGAGCAGGCCGAAGTGGAGATTGGGCCCGCGATTGGCGAGGAAGCGCACTTCCAGGTCGCGCACCAGAGCGTCGACCTGGCGCCGGTTCAGCAGGAGTGTGGGCACCACGACGAGCGTTGCGGCGTCTTTGGGGATGCCCTCGGAGAAATCGAGCTTCGGCAGCGCACGCGTCTCGGCGAAGTGGCTGACCAGGGCGTTCATGAAATGGACGGCCGCATGGCTGGCTGGCAGCAGGGTCAGCAGGATTCCGCCCAGCAGCGGTGTCATCGTGTTCAAGCCGCTGAGCAGCAGAGCGACGATGAGGAACGTGGAGATCTCCACTCCGCACAGATAGACGGCCGTGGGGTTGTCGCGAATCCAGGCCGTGGCCCGTTCTGTCCAGGGCGCGCGGTAGGCGATGCGCTGTTCCAGCGCGGACCGGCCTTCGCAGATCAGATAGTAGCCACAGTGGCGCTGTCGGGGACCCGTGCCTTCGCTGGCCAGGGCGATGGCGGCCTCGGCCACGGCGCGCTCGTCGGTGGCGGAGTGTGTGGCGAGTTTCGCGACCTGGCGCCTGTACTGATCGCGGCTCTCGTAGTCCATCGACAGGTAAGCGCCGGCGGGATCGCGAGACAGAATCGCATCGACCGGATTCACGCTCTCGAACAGTTCTTTCCAGGGTGCCTCGCCCAGCAGACGCAGGGAATCGATCGTCTGGTCGAGTGGCGGGCAGGTCCCGCCTTGGGCGGTGAGTTCCGCCGCTTCGGCCACGCGATGCAGCAGCACCAATTGCAGTGCGGGCTTGAAGGCCCAGATCTCACCCATCTCCAGGTCGCATTCCTGAATGAGCGCCGAGGCGAACGCCACAAACTCCTCTTCGTGGAACACGCCTTGCTGTACGTTGTCGAACAGTTCCGCCGCCAGCAGCACGCGGGCATCCCCGCACGCATGGGGCTGCCTGCGGAACCCGTGGACCGCCTCTTCGGCCTCGATCAGGGCGGTGCGCAGAAGATGGGACGAATCGCGAATGGCGGCGTTGTCGACGTGCGCATGCGCGAGATCACGAAGGGCCGCGCGGATCTGCTTCAGTATCTTCTCGGGCCTGTGACTGCGGTCCCGCTTGGTTGGCGTCCACTGCGCGACCTCGCGGCGGACGATCTCTTCCCAGTCGTTTGTTGTCTGCTTCTCAATGAGCATGGTTTCCCCTAGCGATAACTTGCAGCCTGCAGTTCAAACATGGCGGAGTACCGGCCTCCTTCGGCCAGCAATCGTTCGTGGCATCCTTCTTCCACCACACGACCGCCTTCGAGGACCAGAATGCGGTCGGCCATGCGTACGGTGGAGAATCGATGCGAGATCAGCAATGCGGTCTTGCCTTGCGTCAACGAGGCAAAGCGTTGGAACAAGTCGTACTCTGAGCGGGCGTCGAGGGCCGCCGCCGGTTCATCCAGAATCAGAAATTGCGCTTCCCGCAGATAGGCCCGGGCCAGCGCGACCTTCTGCCACTCACCGCCGGAAAGGTCCACTCCGCCCTCAAAGCGCCGGCCCAGTTGCTGGCCAAGACCGCGAGGAAGGCGCCGGATGACATCGGCGGCGAGGCTCTTCCGGGCGGCCTGATGGATGCGTTCTTCCGCGCTGGCGCCGGTCATATCGATCTGTCCGACGGCGATGTTCTCGCGCGCCGTCATTTCGTAACGGACGAAGTCCTGGAAGATGACTCCGATCTGGGCATGTAGACTCTCAAGGTCGTAGTCGCGCAGGTCCACGCCGTCCAGCAGAATTCTGCCTTCGGTGGGGTCATACAGACGCGTCAGCAGCTTGACCAGTGTCGTCTTACCCTGCCCGTTCTCGCCCACAAGCGCAACGCGTTCACCGGCGGCGAGATGCAGATCCAGCCCATCGATGATGCGTCGCGGGTTGCCGGGATAGGCAAACGACACGTGCTCCAACCGGAAGCCATCCTGGATGGCCCGGGGCGCTGTCAGGGCACCCGGTTTCGATGCAATGCACGGCTGGACCGCGAAGAAGTCGAGAAGATCGGTGAGGAACAGTGCCTGGTCGGCGATGCTCGCAAATGTGGAGAAGATCGACTGAATGTTTGCGCTGGCGCCGGCAATTGCACCGGCCAGGAAGGTCATGGAGCCTGGCGTGATGGTCCCCGTCGCCGCGCGCCACACAACGAAGGCGTAAGCGCCGTAGTAGCCGCATGTAGTCAATAAGGAGAGCATCGCGCCAGCGAATAGCCGGCGGCGGGCCAGCGTCAGGTTCTGTTCGTAGATGTCATCGGACAGTTTTTGAAACTCGCCGGTGAAATGATCGGCCAGATTGAAGAGCTTCAACTCCTTGGCCGATTCGCGGCTCGCCCCTAATACGCGCAGGTAATCCAACTGGCGCCGCACGGGTGTCTGGCGAAGGCTGAGCGAATAACCGAGGAAGGCGAAGTGGCTTTCGCCCAGAAACGCCGGGACAATGCAGACGATCAACAACAACAGAAGCCACGGTGAGAACCAAAGGATCGTGGCACAAAAGCCGGCGGCCATGACGACCTGCTGCAACAAGGTCCCGGTGGCATGAACCATGCCGATGCGATCGGTCGCCTGGACTCGCGCGCGTTCGAGCTTGTCGTAGAAGACCGGATCCTCGTAGCTGAGCAGGTCGAGCCGCGCGGCCTTCTCCATGATGCGGACGCTGAGATGACGGCTGAAGCGGTCGGCCACCAGACTGTCGAGGAAGCCGACGGTGCGGCCGGTGATTCCGCCCAGCAGAGCCAGTCCGAATTCGGCGGCGACCCAATACCAGAAGAGGTGTGGTAACGGCTGCCCCTTGGATACTTGTACGACGCCGTCAACGATCATTTTGGAGACGGCCAGCATGGCGATCGGAACCGTGGAGGCAAGCAGACGCAGCGCCAGGTTCGAGCTCACCACCAGCGGTCCGGACTGCCAGACGATCTTCAATACCGGAGGGATATTCCGAAGGGCGCGGGCCCGTTGCGCCCACTGTTTCGATTTTTGGGATTCTGAATGATCGAGATTGTGATCAATGGCGGTCACTTAAGTCTCCAGTAACCATTCCGTCAGCCGGTAAAAAATACCGACACTTCGAGCGGGCTGCCGGAATACGGCTGAAACCAAAGCCCACAACTCCGCGCCAAGGCAACGCTTGCCATTTAGCTAGCAACCGGACGGCCAAAGGATAGGATGGGGGGCGGCGTGGCGGAGAGGCCACGCCATTTTCGGGTGGGGAGAAAAGCGAGGAAGCGGATTAACCCTTGAGATCGGCGAAGGCGGATTCAATTTCCTGCCTTGCTTCCGGGCCAATTGGCGTAAGCGGTAATCGTACGGGGCCGCCGTAAAATCCATTTAAGTCCATGGCATGCTTCAAGCCGGGGATGCCATACTTTGTCGTAACGAGCACGGCCGCGCGAGCGATGCGGCGCTGCCAATCCATGGCCGCTTCGGTCTCGCGCTGGCGATGCGCCTCCCAAATGGCGATTGTGGAGTAGGGAGCGGCGTTGGCATAGGCGAGGACGGCACCGACCGCGCCGACGGCCAAGGACGGGGCGAGGGTCGGCGCGGAGCCCACGAGTACCTGAAATCCGGGCTTTGTTTCCCGAATCATTTGCATGACCTTTTCAATATTACCGGAGCTCTCCTTGATCGCGATGACATTCGGGTGGTGGCTCAGGCTGTTTACAGCATCCGCGGGGATATCGACACCGGTAGCCTGCGGCCAGTTGTAGATCATCAGCGGGATTTTCGTCTGGTCCGCCACGCTGCGGTAGTAGAGGGTCTGCGCGGCCGAATTGTTGATCAGGTTCTTGTAGTAGTGCGGCGTCCGCACCATGGCGGCTTTGTATCCCATTTCGGCCGCACGGTTGGTCAGCATCACGGTCTCGCGGACGCTCTCCACCCCGGTGCCTGCCATCAGGATCTTGTCTGACGCGGCGTACTTCGCCACCAGTTCGAACATGCGCAACTTCTCTTCCACCGTCAGGTGGACGCTCTCGCCCGTCGATCCGCAGACGACATAGCCCGCCAAGCCGGTCTTGTTCCACTTCGCCATGTTGTGTTCGACCTTGGCCGTGTAGATGTCGCCTTCA is a window from the uncultured Paludibaculum sp. genome containing:
- a CDS encoding dihydrodipicolinate synthase family protein: MKLHGIFPPIATPFNHEGDIYTAKVEHNMAKWNKTGLAGYVVCGSTGESVHLTVEEKLRMFELVAKYAASDKILMAGTGVESVRETVMLTNRAAEMGYKAAMVRTPHYYKNLINNSAAQTLYYRSVADQTKIPLMIYNWPQATGVDIPADAVNSLSHHPNVIAIKESSGNIEKVMQMIRETKPGFQVLVGSAPTLAPSLAVGAVGAVLAYANAAPYSTIAIWEAHRQRETEAAMDWQRRIARAAVLVTTKYGIPGLKHAMDLNGFYGGPVRLPLTPIGPEARQEIESAFADLKG
- a CDS encoding ABC transporter ATP-binding protein gives rise to the protein MTAIDHNLDHSESQKSKQWAQRARALRNIPPVLKIVWQSGPLVVSSNLALRLLASTVPIAMLAVSKMIVDGVVQVSKGQPLPHLFWYWVAAEFGLALLGGITGRTVGFLDSLVADRFSRHLSVRIMEKAARLDLLSYEDPVFYDKLERARVQATDRIGMVHATGTLLQQVVMAAGFCATILWFSPWLLLLLIVCIVPAFLGESHFAFLGYSLSLRQTPVRRQLDYLRVLGASRESAKELKLFNLADHFTGEFQKLSDDIYEQNLTLARRRLFAGAMLSLLTTCGYYGAYAFVVWRAATGTITPGSMTFLAGAIAGASANIQSIFSTFASIADQALFLTDLLDFFAVQPCIASKPGALTAPRAIQDGFRLEHVSFAYPGNPRRIIDGLDLHLAAGERVALVGENGQGKTTLVKLLTRLYDPTEGRILLDGVDLRDYDLESLHAQIGVIFQDFVRYEMTARENIAVGQIDMTGASAEERIHQAARKSLAADVIRRLPRGLGQQLGRRFEGGVDLSGGEWQKVALARAYLREAQFLILDEPAAALDARSEYDLFQRFASLTQGKTALLISHRFSTVRMADRILVLEGGRVVEEGCHERLLAEGGRYSAMFELQAASYR
- a CDS encoding glucoamylase family protein, translating into MLIEKQTTNDWEEIVRREVAQWTPTKRDRSHRPEKILKQIRAALRDLAHAHVDNAAIRDSSHLLRTALIEAEEAVHGFRRQPHACGDARVLLAAELFDNVQQGVFHEEEFVAFASALIQECDLEMGEIWAFKPALQLVLLHRVAEAAELTAQGGTCPPLDQTIDSLRLLGEAPWKELFESVNPVDAILSRDPAGAYLSMDYESRDQYRRQVAKLATHSATDERAVAEAAIALASEGTGPRQRHCGYYLICEGRSALEQRIAYRAPWTERATAWIRDNPTAVYLCGVEISTFLIVALLLSGLNTMTPLLGGILLTLLPASHAAVHFMNALVSHFAETRALPKLDFSEGIPKDAATLVVVPTLLLNRRQVDALVRDLEVRFLANRGPNLHFGLLTDTPDSSRQVDERDELAGICALLIDELNQRYGHAGGKPFFLLHRQRAFNPSEGKWMGWERKRGKLLDLNRFLRGASDPFPVKTGDMETICQARYVITLDTDTQLPRGAAARLAGTMAHPLHRPEVDPATRIVVAGYGVLQPRVSVCVRSASRSRLASIYSGQTGFDIYTRAVSDVYQDLFGEGIFTGKGIYDIDVFRTVLENRFPCNTLLSHDLIEGIYARAGLASDIEVVDDYPSHFSAYSRRQHRWVRGDWQIMRWLLPIVPDFFGRAIANPIPIISRWKILDNLRRSLIQPATLTLMLAGWFFLPGPALYWTLTSVALFLIPAYTSLLLLPLRLRPAKLAAPLKDAAAAFVRDHLEALLQLTFLVHQSCVSLDAIARSLIRTRITRKRMLEWETAAQAETVRRKRAPADVYLAGTPLLVMIMTCCLVAFAEDALQAAFPILVLWLLSPLVSRWLNSQPASHIKALTTSETAELRGLSLRTWRYFQEFSTADNHYLIPDNVREQGLRAADRISPTNLGLLLNARVAATELGYLSLPRFTQLTRRTLLAMLRMQRHRGHFLNWYDTRTLAAMLPEEVSTVDSGNLAVCLWTLAQACRQWADTPPSSARLRQGILDHIEVLAEEEPRLTAELLRYARTLDVNEQYWPLAELEGLAAPIARRLEFVQSRSAWWAEQLLDRLREARVKPASSTRRLKAIERIANRLVSEMDFKFLYRPRKKVLAIGWDIQTGKLHPSCYDQLASEARMAVFVAIAKNDIPTEAWFHLGRSHTMRHGYRLLLSWSGTMFEYLMPRIWMRHHRDTLLELTCQGVVAVQQKDARLPGSPWGRSETAYGYATDQAEYPYAALGVPTVALNPHCHSAPVVSPYATFLALMVAPRAAFENLRHMRKLGWLSQRGFYEAADYSVQREDILGEYSLVRCWMAHHHGMSLLAATDLLLNHRMQDLFHEDERVQATERLLHERAPRDLEVSRPLSALVAKPAEGEA